DNA from Alnus glutinosa chromosome 2, dhAlnGlut1.1, whole genome shotgun sequence:
AATACTTGATCGTCAAgccaatatttttattttattttcttatttacaattaagactTATTTCTTTTACTTACTAGGACtaaatttgctttatttattttttcctttataggattaggtttactttttctacaagtatttctcttctataaataggcttgcttattatgtaaaacaaaagaaatcaattaaattattatcaaatcagaGACTTatctctcaaatactctacggagtcttatatttcttttagcTTGCAggcttgtttttatctttttgggtagaagacgaaTACACTTCTCCTTATAGAATCAAAGACGCTGCTCTTTGATTAATTATGTAcattagtcttccgctacgtcaatCATCAACTGCATACCGCGTCTACTGGCTTCCAGTTGTCGGtagttgaaataaaaaatttataccaaCGTCAGTTCCATTAAttgttatagtttttattttgtcgGTTAACTGAACCGATCCGACTTAAACATATGGTTATTAGTATCATCATCTAGAGAAAGGTCAAAGTATGGTAGGGCAGCTTCCTAGCAATATTAAGCAATTCTCATTTAATTTCATCTATATTAGTGACAATTTGTAATAATCTAAGAGAATGAATATGTTAAAGGTGCTTATAAACCTATCCAATAACACTtgtttaggggggggggggaaccaTTTGAGCCCAAAACAATCAATTTGGAATTTTGCCCATAAAAATATACTTGGCCCAAAAACAACTTAACCGACTTTACAGAAATAAccaaattaactaattaaccgaaattgtcaaaattaatatatatcgTTATAAAGTCGATTAATTAAAAGATTTAACCGGTTTTGTCAATTTGGTAGGCGAAAGTGGGACCACCGACATCGATTTAACTAATGAGTGATGATACGGAGCAACACTTTGTCTGGAATTTATCCGGAAAAAGTAATGCTCCATGACACATTTGTAATTTAATGTGCTATAGATAATTACAAATGTGTCCTGAAACATCACTTCTTCCAAATAAATTCTGAATAAAGTGTTGTTCGTTAACATTAGCCTTTAACCAATACCTTGCCCTGGAAAGAGCAGCTTTGCAATAGATCGCCTTTAACCAATTACCGGGATTATGCCTACTCTACCTTACAAACAAAGTTATCTTTTATTTCTATTGACATAACAACAAAGGCAATACTTATTAACTTCGTAAAAATCCATAAAATTCTAGTTACCAAGTTGAGGATTATAAATTGCTACCAAAGGCTCATTGTACAACAAGTTTCGCGATAATTTACTTTCTATGTGGTTGACTAACGCAGTTATTActtttatacaaaaataaatcaatatacATACAATAGAAActaatactaaaaattaaaaattaaaagtcgGTAATACAATGTGTGAAATTGTGAATGACAATtaacatcacacaattatttatattctaataaGATGCTATAAGTATTCAAAACATATTCTACCATTCTAAAAGCCATTATACCATATACATGCATTACCGATATCATCTTGCATGACTTGTGAAATAAAGTGAATTAATTCTAGACCTTGTCCGCAATCATGACTCTAAATAAAAGATACTATAAATTAATTGGGCTCACCAGAAAAGAGCATACCAAAAGTTCAGCTACACTCTTTCTTTTACCGAGCTAGAGGATTCATAATCTCAGAGAACACTGCACCGGAGGACATCAGTCTGCTCGACTCCCGACTGCTACTGCCAGAACTTTGGTCTTCGCTGCTGCTGCTATTTACAGTTGGGGAAATGCTGGGGTGCCCACCAGCATCCCACCAAGCCTACGtggctttcaattttttattcagTCAATTCGTTTCATTTTTCAGCTGGAAaagttttacttattttttttttcattttttatcccgcgtctctctctctctccactatttcaaaaagacaaaaagccagaaaaaaaaattgcccttTCAGATTTGAGAACCTTTTGTGGTCCCCCATCTCTCTTAGACGAATGGTTTGTCGGAAAAGTTGCCATATTCACCGGAAAATCTCTCTCGCCGGACTATCTCACTTTTCACCGGAAAAGTTGTCCATTTTCGCCGGTAAATCTCTCCCTCGCCAGAAGGCTCTCCCTTTGTACAAAATCTCTTCCTAACCGGAAATATTCCCTCGCCGGAAATATTTCTCTCGCCAGAAAAGCTCCACTCTCGGCAGGTgctcatttttttcattaataacaTCACTTGTATAAGGAAAAAGGGAGTGAGAGATAGGTAGTCATATTTAGATGAGATTCAAAAATTTGGCTTTCAAGGTAGATAGTAGAGCTAATGTATTATTGGAGTCTTGTATGTGAAGTTCTGTTATCCTAGAACactcatttgattttttttttcttcttctgcatGTGCAAGGCCTCTGTCTTCAATTAATCAGCAGGCTTGCCGTTAGGGGGAAAGGGGGGTAAATGAGTAGGTGCTTGATATATATTGTTGACCCAATTTTTGAGTGTAAGCTTTTGAGATCGATGCTTTAACATGTTTTTAGAGCCTGATTTATTTGCTTGTTCTTGGACTCCCCGAAACAGGCCTAtttatactcttttttttttttgcccgaggggggggggggggggggggggggtaatgCCCCTGGCTTTTGGAACCCTCCCTTTATAGTGATGTATAACTTACAGTATTGCCCCCATTGTTTACACAGTACTCTGTAAATTTTTGAATCTCTTCATAGTGAATCTCtgtatgtgtttgtgtttgtttgttgaCTCCTcgtaatataaatataatcccTCCCTACATTACAACCCCATCTTTTATGTTAGTTATGTTTGTTAGTTCTTAAACtctctttcaaaattaatagATATGTGATTAGCATGTCGATTAATTTATAAACTTGGAAATACTAtagttatttaataatttatgtgAACATGTAGAATACTCATTAATTTTATACTTATGCGACATTGACATGAAACTTGGGATATATCGCTTTGCCTCTTGGCATTatattatcttattattatttcactCTTAATTCTAGGCCACATTCTGTTCTCTTAAATGGACGATTCAACCAACGAAGGACCTGAATTTGGTTAGGCTTTTAACTTTTGcattatttatctaaattttatattattgatttgatttgacttgatttgatttgatttgatttttttttatttttttattttattttatttttatttttttgtaatatgtgaTTTAGAGTTGGATGATGAGGATAATGAGTCACAATACAAGATGATAGATGTTTCAAATGATGACGATTCAACCGACGAAGATGGACCTGAATTTGGTTAGGCTTTTAACTTTTGCATTATTTATTTGAACTCTATattattgatttgatttgatttgagttgattttttttttttttttttttttttgcaatatgTGATTTAGAgttggatgataaggaggataATGAGCCACAATACAAGATGATAGATGTGAATGATAAAGTTGAAGAACCTAAAGAATCAATGATGTTTGATTCGTTGGAAGAAGTGGAAGACTATTATAGGAAGTATGGTCGGCAAgttggttttggtgtggtaaaaagaaCTGGAAAAAAGGGGAAAGATGGAAGTCCCAAGTACATAACCCTTACATGTATTCGCCAAGGCAAACCAAAAAAAGGCAAAGGTGATTGTACAAAGccagttccaaaaataattagAACGCAATGTAAAGCCAGGATTTGTGCGACCTTGTGTGCTGATGGAAAGTCGTTTTTGAGTTATGTTGTGGTggagcataatcattgtttaagcccagaAAAATCAAGGTTTTTTAGATGTTATAAGAATATAGATGCTGAGGTGAAAAGAAGGTATGAGCTAAATGATCGGGCCGGAATACGTTTGAATAAGAATTTTAATTCCTTAGTTGTTGAAAAAGGGGGGTATGAGCAACTTACTTTTGGAGAGGAAGATTGTAGGAATTATATTGAAAAGGCATGAGAGCTCCGTCTTGGCAAAGGAGGTGCTCAAGCACTTCGTGATTATTTCAGTAGAATGCAAAAGCAAAATGATGGGTTCTATTATGTGATAGATGTGGATGATGATAGTAGGTTGCGAAATGTATTTTGGGCACATGCACGAAGTAGGGCAGCATATGAATTCTTTGGGGACGTTATTACGTTTGACACGACCTATTTGACCAATAGATATGACATGTCATTTGCTCCTTTCGTAGATgtgaatcatcatggtcagTCAATACTTTTGGGGGCAGGGTTAATATCAAATGAGAATACTGaaacatttgtttggttgtttagtTCTTGGTTAGAATGCATGAATGACAAAGCTCCAAGTGCAATTATAACAAATCAAGATAGGGcaatgaaaaatgcaattgcTATAGTTTTTGCTGAGAGAACTAGACATAAATATTGTTTGTGGCACATTACAAGAAAACTACCAGAAAAGTTTGCAGCACATGCTCAATTCAATGGCATTAAGAGTGCATTTAATGTTTGTTTGTATGATTCTCAAAGTTGTGATGAATTCGAAGAAAATTGGAAAAGTCTATTTGAGACTTATAAACTTCAAGAAAATGCATGGCTTAATGGGTTATATAATGAGAGGACTTTTTGGGTGCGGGCATATATGAAAGATACATTTTGGGCCGGAATGAATACTACAAAACGGAGTGAAAGTATGAATGCtttttttgatggttatgtgcacTCACGAACTACATTAAAGGAATTCATTGATCAATTTGATAATGGTTTGAAGAGAATggttgagaaagagaaaaaagctgATTTCGATTCGTTTAATCGCATGATTCCATGTTTTTCTTCCTATCCTTTAGAGGCGAAATTTCAAGATGTGTACACCAATGCAAAGTTCAAAGAAATTCAAGGGGAGTTTATGAAAGTTGTGGGTTGTAATAACTCTTGTCTTACATATGAAGGTGCAATTTCTACCTTTCAAGTGATTGAAGTTGGTGTCATTAATAGAAATATGAAAGACGTATCACATTGCGTTTACtacaatgaagaaaatgaagaggggGTAGAAGTGAAGTGCACTTGTGCATTGTTTGAAACAAGAGGTATTTTGTGTAGGCATGTCATTTCTGTACTATTGTCAAAAAAAGTTGAAACATTGGCACCAAGATTTTTTCTTCCGAGATGGAGGAAGGATCTAAGGCGAAAATACACATTGTTTAAGAGTAGTTACGACAATTTTGGTGGAAACTCTGATGATGAAAGACATAACAATTTGTCCAAGAATTTAGATGAATTGGCATCACTCGGATCAAAAAGCAAGCACATTTTCACTACAGCAATGAAAGGAATTGATGTTTTAAAAGAGGAATGCCGTAAATTAAGTCTCATTTCAATTGCATCTTCTAGCTGCAATGAGGTCGTTCAAAGTAATGAAGATTCGACGTTGCAAAGTAATATTTTGCTTAGTCCTGTTAAGGTTGCACGTAAAGGGAGACCACGGTTTAGCAGAATGGTGCCAGCAGTTGAACAAGCTGAGAAGAAGAAGTCACAAGTAATAAATGAGCCAACAAGTGATAACAATGCCAAAACAAGTAGACGCAAAAAACAGGttcattcattttttcttttcccataATTTTGGAACACATACATGCCTAGGTTTatcttgcattttgtttgaaacACATGAAcctaaccattttttatttgtagatCTCAAAAAAAGCAAAGCAAGATCAAGTAAACAGAAGTCAAACTCCACTGCCTTCAGTAATTGATTATCAACACGATCATTTAGTTCGTACTCAGGTATTTTCATTAATATGTGAACAAATATGATAATTTACTTGATAccatttttaaaatcttttcaaaactTTGGGTTGTCTTATTTGTGTATTAGGTTGAGGTGGCCGTTGATGTAACAAGGGAGTTATTAAAATTGGTATATGAGCACAATTTTGAACAAGCTTTTCACATAGCCCTTTCAAAATGTGATTTGTCCATTGTGTCTTGGCTATACGCATGTGATTAATGCAacaaaaactttcttttcaGGTTGATCTACAATGGATATTGTCCGTAGTTCCTCTCCCTCTAAGCCAAGGAGTACTGCTTTACCTTCTGTGGCAATTAGCTTGTGATATCAACAACAATCCATCCCAAAAACTTGCTTGGATGACATTTGTGACCAATGCAATAATTCCAACCGATTCAACGATTGCATTGCATGTGCAACCCATCTTATTTCAAGTCTATAACATTCTCAACCATCAAAGCACGTTGCCCTTACAAGCTGGTGTTGAGCtttcaaatattcattttttgattAATGTCATCAATTCCATGATCACGACCTCTAAATAGTTCTAAagttattatatttgtattcCTATTATGGTCAGGTTATGTAATTTTGTGAAATATGCTTACTATCATggtcatgtaatttttttgattgtaACATATTTAAGTTATTCTCTAGATGATTAACTTTTTGTAGAGTTAAATTCTCGTGGGGGCATTGAAAACGTAATATGAAAGTGTTGATGGCTAAGTAGTGGAGTTCTTTTGTAATTAGTTTGATTTGAACCATTACACAGGTGAAACGGTTGTCTGAGAGTTTCAATGCCATATTGTATGTGATACATATTTTGGAGTTGGGcatgtatattttgtttgaaattttattgtatattttgatGGCTAAGTAGTGGAGTTTCTTTTGTGATTAGTTTGATTTAAACCATTCCACAGGTGAAACGGTTGTCTAAGAGTTTCAATGTCATCTTGTATGTGATACATATTTTGGATTTAGGCATTtacattttgtttgaaatttttgtgtaTATTTTGATGGCTAAGtaatggagttttttttttgtaattagttTGATTTGAATCATTCCACAGGTGAGAGTTTTAATACCATCTTGTATGTGATGCATATTTTGGATTTGGGCATGTACATTTTGCTTGAAATTTTAGTGTTGCTATTAAAATTTCTAAAGATGCAATTTGAATTTAGGCATTtacattttgtttgaaattttagtgttAGAACAGTTCCAATCACAAAGCGATTTCAAACGCATACTTGtagataattatttaaataaattaaaatgattttcgaATTCAATTGGAGCAATTGGGAGTAGTTCAATTAAAGTGTATGACTTTGTTATAAAACTTTACAAAAATGCACTTGCTTTTTAACTTCTTGGTAGTCAAAACAAAATCACCCTCGGCTATTCTTAGCACCAGTCGATAGTTAGTGCATATGTTAAGCAGAAACTAGCTCGGGACTGGGCTCGTATGAGAGTTTGGGCGTCGGAAGCCCCCGAATTAAATGATGAGCAAGTCGACAATGTCGATGCCATCCTTGCCTTTGTGAAGGCTACATCAGCCGACGATGCTAAGGTGGTGCTGGATTTCGACCACCTTGTCACGAACGAGAATATGCGAAACATTCTCGGTTACCAGATCCCGATTTCCGATCTCCCTTTTTTGAAGGAGAGGAAAGGTAAGGCCCAGAAACTGAAAGAGGACCCTGCGCCTACCACCCTTAAGGGTAAAGAAAAGGTCTCAGAAggtgtgacgacccatttttttatatataaacaaaacgtaaaacgagtcatcgcagtggcacgactatatgtcgcttagccaacataggcacatgcccataacatgcacctgatatacagagttacatctacagcGGAAGACTTTATGATAACATCAATAAAGCGGGAAAGCATAACTATAAACACACTAGCTATCTAAACATATGCGAGCCATAATACAATCTATCTTTTAAAGTTTAATACATATAACTACAAAGGTATGGCTGATACAAAATATGGTGTGACCCACTCATCAAGCCATACACAAAAATACCCAATAATAAGGACACTGTAGTCCTACCTCACTACGATCGTCGCTAAGTGCATCAATCGTAGTAACCCAGGTAGTGTGCTACCGGATCGTCGTCTGCCTCAGGAGTGCCTGCAATCAcaggaacatcatctacacggtcgtggtggtatccacatccacataggtgaaatgatgagttcaccgtcttaccataaaacatactaagacctcagtggtataagactaactgagttttcgtaaagaaccaacctttcttttatttttagtcgtgcgagcactatattagccataatttaccaatagctaatacagcAAACACCGGCTATtctgaaaacatttaaaacctACTAAATAGCTGGGAAAATATGCAGAAGTTTCAGTCATCTCTCCTTGGAAGTTTCCACATACTAACCCCTCTATTATAATACTTTTCATTGGTCGCTCAGACATATGGGCACAAGATCACTCTATCACAGATATCACttatacacataggtcttaagcaaagaacatggcatcttactcttccatactaagataacatccttcaacaaaacacttgcAACatcatctctaatcgtattcagtttcatgccttgaacgtcagtagatcatgagaacACTAGAGATAAACTCAACCATGCTAACATgcctttcctgaagaacaataacaatcaaccattttactcatagacatgctaTTACTCGCGCCTAGGCAGTCATGTATctatgtactttcaagttcaatgtatgctattaacacatgAGACCatccaatagaaatatacataagatcttttccataaagactcttatgcatactactacgtctagcaaaactacttaTATCATAAAACATCTCTCataacaatgctatacatgacaTATATGACCATGGCTCATTATAACTCATTGTGCTGCTGTTCCTCTTACCCTTTTGATACCATTACTGTTGCTGGTTCTGTCACTGGTGGGgaatgtatgctctatactacatgctcaatgttccgtgcttgaccagtatatatttcactactgtatcatgctgaaatcatgcagttgctaaatcacATCcctttaaaactaaacaaatccaacattttactTTGAAGACATTCAAAACAAAGtgtaaacagtttcaacataaCATGTTCTCaataatttgcataatttaaatctcaaccacaGAATGTAACCCTTTAAAAACAATTCAATGCTTTTCACTCTTATACTATTTCATAaatatcattgatataatttaaacatactcgaaactaatcaaatcatttcAAAGCATATAATTAATCGTATGGTTAGATcgatttcataaacaatatatatatttttatcaaatcaatacatataaaaatatatattttctcagtgagtagaatacccACCTTGGATCGCTTGTACTCCCAATTATTCAGACAACTCTAAGCTCAACCGCAATGTGCTGCTAAAACACAATACATTGCATTAATTAGTATTACAACTAGTAATTACACCCGGTGGCATTTTGAATCGCTTAAAAGCCATTTTTACTAATTTACCCGTACAGCTCTAACGTTCCTAAGTATTCTATTAATCCCAACATTGTTAACCCATAAGCATAACTTAGGGTTAACCACCATAACATATCACTttaataaaatacccaaaactaTTGTCTATGGAAAACTTACCACAAATTCACCAAGCAGTGACCAAATGCTCGAGATGCTCCTggcaactccaaaccacaccaaacctaaagaaaacaccaagttaaactcatttctataaaatttaacaaaaacctTTAAACGATACGAGTTTAAATATTTACCCCAAAACGTTCTGTCagaacgtagatcgggcttcaagGATTACGTTATCGAAGTCGGATCTAAATTTGGACGGttggatttcaagatatcacaATTTTTGAGTGAAAAACTGTGAAGAAATAGTGAAGGAAACCGTTGATATTGAAGAAAACGGGCGTACTGCCCCTTTTAAAAACAggtcccgtccggacggccatcttCAGTCGTTCGGACGCGCGCCATTTCAGacagatcgtccggacgcgcgtcatTTAAGAAGACATGCGCCGCTCGTTGCAGACCGTCCGGACCCTATAAagtagacgtccggacgcgcgtcgtTTGAGCGTCAACCACGTGTTGATAAGGTACCGTCCGGACAAGCCTGTTGAGCCATTCGGACgcgccacattaattttatttatttaatccccttattcatatttattaaatttctcCTTCATTCTCACACATTTTCTCCTTTTATAACCTAATTTTTGGTCCATAAAACACTATATGCGCGTCCCATTGTATTTTCTAGTCGTCTAGTTAATTATAATTGTCTATCCtaataaattttattcccaAATTTGCCCGATAATAATCGGGACATCACAGAAGGATCGAAGAAATCAAAGGAGCCAAAAGAAGCTCCAAAAGCTGTGAAGAAGCTCATTGCCGACGCTCAACGGTCAGGGGCCGAACAGGAAGCCAAAGCTAAAAAAGCAGCCGAGAAGAAAGCTGTTGAGCTGAAGGCTGCTGAGAAGAAAACTGCCGACCTGAAGGCTGCCGAGAAGTCGGCTGGAAAATCAAAGGCTTCCCAAGAAAGACCTCAATTGGGCAAAGAGCCTGAGGGGGAGCCTGCTAAGAAAAAACCTAGAATTGAGGTGGCACGATCGTACCTCAAATCAATTGGTTCGGCGGTTAAGGGCATTCTCATTCATGCCGAACCCTTGTCGAAGATCGCCCCCGAACACTTAGTTTGAAATGCCAAGGTGGAAACTGCGCCTCATTTTCCATCGCCAGGCGAAGCACCAGTGCTTCGTGATGAGGATGTGCTCAGGGCGCAGCCAGCGGGCCAAGATGTGATTCTTACGTCTACGGTTGGGGAAGAAGCGGCTCAGACGGCCCTTCCCGAAAGTGGTTTGGCCTTACCCGAGTTGCTGAGTGTACGGGTAGAAACCGAGGCCGAGACCATTTAAGCATCGCATCCAGAAGCGGCCTCTAAGGTCAGTGATGATGTAGAATCCACTCGGGCCGAAGCTGATAGCACGGCCGGCAGGGTAAGTATCGAGCCCTCAGTTCGTAACGTGGTCGACGGAGCAGGGCCAAGTTCTAGCAGGCCTTTTGTCAGCCTGGGGACCGATCAAGTCGGTCCAACGGGAGGATCTAATCATGATTCCATCATGTTTTTTAGGCCAGCCCAGGAATATGAATACGAAGAGGCCTTTCTGGAAGAGCGCTTAGCTGGGCCGATAATGGATGCAATACGGGCGTTGACCCCGGCCGATTACTTAGGGCAAAGTTCCGCTGGGTGCATTCCCTTTGAGGAAATGATTGCTACGTTGGTCAGACTTCAGACCATGGTAAGTTTATTTTGATCTTtttccctcctttttttttttttttttttttcttgacctTTACCTTGCTCCACAGCAATTGGTGGATACCCTTGCCCTGTTTGACCTACACAGGAGTTTCCACCGGGACCAGATTCTGGTCATTATCGGACTTCAGCACCGGATTTCTGAGCTTGAGCTCGAACCGGCTCAGAGACAATCCCTAGATTCGGAGGTGGCCAGGCTGAATAAGGTTCTTGCCGAGCGAGAGTCGAAATTGGCCAGATACGACGAGCTAGTTGCTGACGCCGAGCTCAGGCGAAATGCGGCCGAGGAAATAAGCCAAGGATTATCCTTCCAGCTGGATGAGAGGACTCGCGAGATGTTTGCTCTAAAAAATCATGCTGACAATGTTGAGGCGAGGTACTCGGCCGCATCATGCAGTAATACTATGTTGCGGGCCGATCTAAGTGCTGCGAAGGCACAAAGGAGGATTGCCGAAGATGCTCGGCGATGCGCTAAACAAGCTTAGAGTGCCACAGAGCAAAAGTTAAAGGAGGCCGAACTGGGTTTACAAGCTGCTCAGGCCGATTTACGTGAAGCTAAACTCAAGTTTCGTGAGCTGCGGAAGAAGTCCAAGCATTATAAATCAAAGGGTTCTCACTATAAATCAAAGGCCGATCGGTTTC
Protein-coding regions in this window:
- the LOC133861675 gene encoding protein FAR1-RELATED SEQUENCE 4-like, producing MIDVSNDDDSTDEDGPEFELDDKEDNEPQYKMIDVNDKVEEPKESMMFDSLEEVEDYYRKYGRQVGFGVVKRTGKKGKDGSPKYITLTCIRQGKPKKGKGDCTKPVPKIIRTQCKARICATLCADGKSFLSYVVVEHNHCLSPEKSRFFRCYKNIDAEVKRRYELNDRAGIRLNKNFNSLVVEKGGYEQLTFGEEDCRNYIEKA